The Cellulomonas wangleii genome includes a region encoding these proteins:
- a CDS encoding ferrochelatase: MTPPTSDLPAAPTAETAGLAPYDAVLLSSFGGPNGPDDVLPFLRNVTAGKNIPDDRLAEVAEHYHHFGGRSPINEQNLALRAALQDELRRRGLDVPVVWGNRNWEPYTSDALAEALSGGARRVVALVTSAYSSYSGCRQYRENLWTSLDDVATRAGAPAGEHPLVVDKVRSYFNHPGFVQANVDAVVEAYEGVDPGTAWPRLVFVTHSIPDTMEEASVVAGASYREQHLDVARTVAADASRRLGRPVEWDLAYCSRSGPPSQPWLEPDVNDHLAALSAAGTTSVVLAPIGFVSDHMEVAFDLDTEALATARELGMSAVRADSVGVREPFVRGLVDLLLERAAIARADDAGLPRPEQATAGDLPPFRSVCAPGCCRMRAGVDSGRPAACSTDPWS, translated from the coding sequence GTGACGCCCCCCACCAGCGACCTGCCCGCTGCGCCGACGGCCGAGACGGCCGGGCTGGCGCCCTACGACGCCGTCCTCCTGTCCTCCTTCGGCGGTCCGAACGGCCCCGACGACGTGCTGCCGTTCCTGCGCAACGTGACCGCCGGCAAGAACATCCCCGACGACCGGCTGGCCGAGGTCGCGGAGCACTACCACCACTTCGGTGGGCGCAGCCCCATCAACGAGCAGAACCTGGCGCTGCGGGCCGCCCTCCAGGACGAGCTGCGGCGTCGGGGTCTGGACGTGCCGGTGGTGTGGGGCAACCGCAACTGGGAGCCCTACACGAGCGACGCGCTCGCCGAGGCACTGTCGGGCGGCGCCCGCCGCGTGGTGGCCCTCGTGACGTCGGCCTACTCCTCGTACTCCGGCTGCCGGCAGTACCGCGAGAACCTCTGGACGTCGCTCGACGACGTCGCCACGCGTGCCGGTGCGCCCGCCGGGGAGCACCCGCTCGTGGTCGACAAGGTGCGCTCGTACTTCAACCACCCGGGCTTCGTCCAGGCCAACGTCGACGCGGTCGTCGAGGCGTACGAGGGCGTCGACCCGGGGACCGCGTGGCCGCGCCTGGTGTTCGTCACGCACTCGATCCCGGACACCATGGAGGAGGCCTCCGTCGTCGCCGGCGCGTCCTACCGGGAGCAGCACCTCGACGTGGCGCGCACCGTGGCGGCCGACGCGTCGCGGCGGCTCGGCCGCCCGGTGGAGTGGGACCTGGCGTACTGCTCGCGCTCCGGGCCGCCCAGCCAGCCGTGGCTCGAGCCGGACGTCAACGACCACCTGGCGGCCCTGTCGGCCGCGGGGACGACGTCGGTCGTGCTGGCGCCGATCGGGTTCGTCTCCGACCACATGGAGGTCGCGTTCGACCTGGACACGGAGGCGCTCGCGACGGCTCGCGAGCTCGGCATGAGCGCCGTGCGCGCCGACTCCGTCGGCGTCCGCGAGCCCTTCGTGCGCGGCCTGGTCGACCTGCTGCTCGAGCGCGCCGCGATCGCCCGCGCCGACGACGCCGGGCTCCCGCGCCCGGAGCAGGCGACCGCCGGCGACCTGCCGCCGTTCCGCTCGGTGTGCGCGCCCGGGTGCTGCCGGATGCGCGCCGGCGTCGACTCCGGCCGCCCGGCCGCGTGCTCGACCGACCCCTGGTCCTGA
- a CDS encoding serine/threonine-protein kinase codes for MTRAGRHAAPELARRYVLGARLGEGGSAQVFRAIDTRLDRPVAVKLFRLADAAPAQVRRYAEEARVLAELSHPSLVALLDVGADVVPGTGPVAFLVMELVEGRTLREVVADGPLDAATTADIGHQLARGLAHAHRAGVVHRDVKPSNVLVASSTPASGRRDAPALPVVLADFGIAASDPTQQPDDRATASYQSPEQALGGPVGPASDMYSLGLVLLECLTGRRAYPGDPLTASLARLLHGPRITDDVDRDFAALLRAMTRQDPSQRPTMAAVAAELRGLRRQRERTLRVS; via the coding sequence GTGACCCGTGCCGGACGGCACGCGGCCCCCGAGCTGGCGCGCCGGTACGTCCTCGGTGCCCGCCTCGGAGAGGGTGGGTCCGCCCAGGTGTTCCGGGCGATCGACACCCGGCTCGACCGGCCCGTGGCCGTCAAGCTCTTCCGGCTCGCGGACGCCGCGCCCGCGCAGGTCCGCCGCTACGCCGAGGAGGCCCGCGTCCTGGCGGAGCTCTCCCACCCCTCGCTCGTCGCCCTGCTGGACGTCGGTGCGGACGTCGTGCCGGGCACGGGGCCCGTCGCGTTCCTCGTGATGGAGCTGGTGGAGGGCAGGACGCTGCGCGAGGTCGTCGCCGACGGACCCCTCGACGCCGCCACCACCGCCGACATCGGTCACCAGCTGGCCCGGGGCCTGGCGCACGCGCACCGGGCCGGGGTCGTGCACCGCGACGTCAAGCCGTCGAACGTGCTGGTCGCGTCGTCGACGCCGGCCTCGGGACGCCGCGACGCCCCCGCCCTGCCGGTCGTGCTGGCGGACTTCGGGATCGCGGCCTCGGACCCCACCCAGCAGCCCGACGACCGCGCGACGGCCAGCTACCAGAGCCCCGAGCAGGCGCTCGGCGGACCGGTCGGGCCGGCGAGCGACATGTACTCGCTGGGCCTGGTGCTCCTCGAGTGCCTCACCGGGCGCCGGGCGTACCCGGGCGACCCCCTGACCGCGTCGTTGGCCCGGCTGCTGCACGGCCCCCGGATCACGGACGACGTGGACCGGGACTTCGCCGCGCTGCTGCGCGCGATGACGCGGCAGGACCCCTCGCAGCGCCCGACGATGGCGGCCGTGGCCGCCGAGCTGCGCGGACTGCGACGTCAGCGCGAGCGGACCCTGCGCGTCTCCTGA
- a CDS encoding alpha/beta hydrolase — protein sequence MRLRPVTPSTRPHPAGSRLAALTALTVAALAACSTGTEPPVGEVGEPAAAQTPTMLESAPVVMAAAEAPECLSEGVAYARVGPEESATGVAWAGAGDRGVLLAPQVDGDVCQWSAEVARLAGAGYLVATYDWGTSGEAGFRSALDVLHATGAQDVAFVGASAGGTLAAGLADDLGAVAVVALSPPAQYGEVDARAEANAFTGPLQVFSSTDDPQVPAADSALVVRNDKTSIVTDVSGTAHGIEFMAPDGYHADHVRSTIDEALTQGFGEG from the coding sequence GTGCGTCTGCGACCCGTCACCCCGTCCACCCGTCCGCATCCCGCCGGCTCGCGCCTCGCCGCCCTGACCGCCCTGACGGTCGCGGCGCTCGCCGCGTGCTCGACGGGCACCGAGCCACCGGTCGGCGAGGTGGGGGAGCCCGCCGCGGCCCAGACGCCGACCATGCTCGAGAGCGCCCCCGTCGTCATGGCCGCCGCCGAAGCGCCGGAGTGCCTCTCGGAGGGGGTCGCCTACGCCCGCGTCGGTCCGGAGGAGTCCGCCACCGGGGTCGCGTGGGCGGGCGCGGGCGACCGCGGCGTCCTCCTCGCCCCGCAGGTCGACGGCGACGTCTGCCAGTGGTCCGCGGAGGTCGCCCGGCTCGCCGGTGCCGGGTACCTCGTCGCGACCTACGACTGGGGTACCTCGGGCGAGGCCGGCTTCCGCTCGGCGCTCGACGTGCTGCACGCCACCGGTGCGCAGGACGTCGCGTTCGTCGGTGCGTCGGCCGGCGGCACGCTCGCCGCGGGCCTGGCCGACGACCTCGGGGCCGTCGCCGTCGTGGCGCTCAGCCCGCCCGCGCAGTACGGGGAGGTCGATGCGCGTGCCGAGGCGAACGCCTTCACCGGCCCGCTGCAGGTCTTCTCGTCGACCGACGACCCGCAGGTGCCCGCGGCCGACAGCGCCCTCGTCGTGCGCAACGACAAGACGTCGATCGTCACCGACGTCTCCGGCACCGCGCACGGCATCGAGTTCATGGCACCCGACGGGTACCACGCCGACCACGTGCGCTCGACGATCGACGAGGCCCTCACGCAGGGGTTCGGCGAGGGCTGA
- a CDS encoding MarR family winged helix-turn-helix transcriptional regulator — MSDDDVERTTGGSAAASRVRASVDAWEALFRAQVTLVRRFARDDVWGGRSMQEYDVLHTLSRAPGHALRLRELARSSLLTQPSLSRLVDRLESEGLVRREPVAGDRRGTAVHLTDAGLALQREIGRRHARSIDALVGGALDTEELATLERLCTRLRLAQDELPDPGGVTADGSPGV; from the coding sequence ATGTCCGACGACGACGTCGAGCGCACGACCGGCGGCAGCGCCGCCGCGAGCCGCGTGCGAGCCTCGGTCGACGCGTGGGAGGCGCTGTTCCGCGCCCAGGTGACGCTCGTGCGGCGGTTCGCCCGGGACGACGTCTGGGGCGGGCGGAGCATGCAGGAGTACGACGTGCTCCACACGCTGTCGCGAGCGCCGGGCCACGCGCTGCGCCTGCGCGAGCTCGCCCGCTCGAGCCTGCTGACGCAGCCCAGCCTCTCCCGCCTCGTCGACCGCCTCGAGTCGGAGGGGCTGGTGCGCCGGGAGCCGGTCGCCGGGGACCGGCGCGGGACCGCCGTGCACCTCACGGACGCGGGGCTTGCGCTCCAGCGCGAGATCGGACGTCGCCACGCGCGGTCCATCGACGCGCTCGTGGGCGGCGCTCTCGACACCGAGGAGCTGGCGACCCTCGAGCGGCTGTGCACCCGGCTGCGGCTCGCGCAGGACGAGCTGCCCGACCCCGGGGGCGTGACCGCCGACGGATCACCCGGCGTCTGA
- the hemQ gene encoding hydrogen peroxide-dependent heme synthase, whose amino-acid sequence MTTPADPDVLNSTIRYTMWSVFAADGPVPADAAARADVVADAERAVAADEGLVVRGWYDVAGLRADADLMVWWHAETVEQVQGAYHRLRASALGAHLTPVWSVVGLHRPAEFNRAHVPAFLAGEPAGDYLCVYPFVRSYEWYVLPDEERRRMLHEHGAAARDYADVRANTVSSFALGDYEWLLAFEAPRLDRIVDLMRDLRATQARLHVREEVPFYTGPRVALTDWVERLPRA is encoded by the coding sequence GTGACCACGCCCGCTGACCCCGACGTCCTCAACTCGACCATCCGCTACACGATGTGGTCGGTGTTCGCCGCCGACGGACCTGTGCCCGCCGACGCCGCCGCGCGGGCCGACGTCGTGGCCGACGCCGAGCGCGCCGTCGCCGCGGACGAGGGTCTGGTGGTGCGCGGCTGGTACGACGTGGCAGGGCTCCGGGCCGATGCCGACCTCATGGTCTGGTGGCACGCCGAGACCGTCGAGCAGGTGCAGGGGGCGTACCACCGGCTGCGCGCGAGCGCGTTGGGTGCGCACCTGACGCCCGTGTGGTCGGTCGTGGGCCTGCACCGCCCGGCCGAGTTCAACCGGGCGCACGTGCCGGCCTTCCTGGCGGGCGAGCCCGCCGGCGACTACCTGTGCGTCTACCCGTTCGTCCGGTCGTACGAGTGGTACGTCCTGCCCGACGAGGAGCGGCGCCGCATGCTGCACGAGCACGGGGCCGCCGCTCGCGACTACGCCGACGTGCGGGCCAACACCGTCTCGTCGTTCGCGCTCGGCGACTACGAGTGGCTGCTGGCCTTCGAGGCACCCCGGCTCGACAGGATCGTCGACCTCATGCGGGACCTGCGCGCGACGCAGGCGCGGCTCCACGTGCGTGAGGAGGTCCCGTTCTACACCGGACCGCGGGTCGCGCTGACGGACTGGGTGGAGCGGCTGCCCCGGGCCTGA
- a CDS encoding HIT family protein: protein MPTLFTRIIDGEIPGRFVWADDRAVVLLTIAPITAGHALVVPRAEVEQLTDAPDDLLAHLSVVAKTVGLAQRAAWDAPRAALLVAGFEIPHLHLHVLPAWDESSLSFANARSDVPPAELDEAAERLRDALRAAGHGAHVPADLTSPAL, encoded by the coding sequence ATGCCGACGCTGTTCACGCGCATCATCGACGGCGAGATCCCCGGGCGCTTCGTCTGGGCGGACGACCGGGCCGTGGTGCTGCTCACCATCGCACCGATCACCGCGGGCCACGCGCTCGTGGTGCCGCGGGCGGAGGTCGAGCAGCTCACGGACGCCCCCGACGACCTGCTGGCTCACCTCAGCGTGGTCGCCAAGACCGTCGGACTGGCCCAGCGGGCCGCCTGGGACGCCCCGCGCGCGGCGCTGCTCGTCGCGGGGTTCGAGATCCCGCACCTGCACCTGCACGTGCTGCCCGCCTGGGACGAGAGCAGCCTGTCGTTCGCCAACGCCCGCAGCGACGTGCCGCCCGCCGAGCTCGACGAGGCCGCCGAGCGCCTGCGCGACGCGCTGCGCGCCGCCGGCCACGGAGCCCACGTCCCCGCCGACCTGACGTCCCCGGCGCTCTGA
- a CDS encoding LacI family DNA-binding transcriptional regulator, whose translation MVVDNFSTQGDQLRPAAPTLEQVAERAGVSRSTASRAINGGLRVSPEALSAVEAAVADLGYTPNRAARSLVTRRTDSIALVVPEPDERVLSDPFFAGTLNGLSTSLADSDIQVVLVIARPGESERTIRYLRNGHVDGAIVVSHHRDDALDRALLASHVPNVFVGRPLSAPDEDVQYVDTDNTEGGRLATQHLIDRGCRRIATIAGPQDMSAGIDRLAGWRQAMSEAGLDQAAVVHGDFTITSGAHAARDLLTRFPDVDGIFIASDLMATGALGVLAELGREVPGDVAVVGYDNLGVAASTTPPLTSVIQPVVAMARAAGARLLDQLHGAPAGEPLIFAPELVVRASA comes from the coding sequence ATGGTGGTCGACAACTTCTCGACCCAGGGCGACCAGCTGCGCCCCGCCGCGCCGACGCTCGAGCAGGTCGCCGAACGTGCCGGGGTCTCACGCTCGACCGCGTCACGCGCCATCAACGGTGGGCTCCGGGTCTCGCCCGAGGCGCTGTCCGCCGTGGAGGCCGCCGTCGCCGACCTCGGGTACACCCCCAACCGGGCCGCGCGTTCCCTCGTCACCCGTCGCACCGACTCCATCGCGCTCGTCGTCCCGGAGCCGGACGAGCGCGTGCTGTCCGACCCCTTCTTCGCCGGCACGCTGAACGGCCTGAGCACGTCGCTCGCCGACTCGGACATCCAGGTGGTCCTGGTGATCGCGCGCCCGGGTGAGAGCGAGCGCACGATCCGCTACCTGCGCAACGGCCACGTCGACGGCGCCATCGTCGTCTCCCACCACCGCGACGACGCGCTGGACCGTGCGCTGCTGGCCTCGCACGTGCCCAACGTCTTCGTCGGCCGCCCGCTGTCGGCGCCGGACGAGGACGTGCAGTACGTCGACACGGACAACACCGAGGGCGGGCGCCTGGCGACCCAGCACCTGATCGACCGGGGCTGCCGGCGCATCGCGACGATCGCCGGTCCGCAGGACATGTCCGCGGGCATCGACCGGCTCGCCGGATGGCGGCAGGCGATGTCGGAGGCCGGTCTCGACCAGGCCGCCGTGGTGCACGGCGACTTCACGATCACCTCGGGCGCCCACGCCGCGCGCGACCTGTTGACGCGCTTCCCCGACGTGGACGGCATCTTCATCGCGTCCGACCTCATGGCCACCGGTGCGCTCGGCGTCCTCGCGGAGCTCGGCCGCGAGGTCCCCGGTGACGTCGCGGTCGTCGGGTACGACAACCTCGGGGTCGCGGCGTCGACCACGCCGCCCCTGACGAGCGTCATCCAGCCCGTCGTGGCGATGGCCCGGGCGGCCGGTGCCCGTCTGCTCGACCAGCTCCACGGCGCACCCGCCGGCGAGCCGCTGATCTTCGCCCCGGAGCTGGTGGTCCGCGCGTCGGCCTGA
- a CDS encoding NYN domain-containing protein: MSETATTYLLVDGENIDATLGSSILGGRPTPEQRPRWERVLSFAQQTWDQPVKALFFLNASNGNLPMSFVQALTAIGFVPIPLSGESYEKVVDIGIKRTLDAIADRDGDVMLASHDGDFAPELAQLVDGERRVGLLAFREFTSQSLASLTVRGLETFDLETDVAAFNVQLPRLRIIPLEEFDPLRYL, encoded by the coding sequence ATGAGCGAGACCGCGACGACGTACCTCCTGGTGGACGGCGAGAACATCGACGCCACGCTCGGGTCCTCGATCCTCGGTGGCCGGCCCACGCCGGAGCAGCGGCCGCGGTGGGAGCGCGTCCTGAGCTTCGCGCAGCAGACGTGGGACCAGCCCGTCAAGGCGCTGTTCTTCCTCAACGCCTCCAACGGCAACCTGCCGATGTCGTTCGTCCAGGCGCTCACCGCCATCGGCTTCGTGCCGATCCCGCTGTCCGGCGAGTCGTACGAGAAGGTCGTCGACATCGGCATCAAGCGCACGCTCGACGCCATCGCCGACCGCGACGGCGACGTCATGCTCGCGAGCCACGACGGCGACTTCGCCCCGGAGCTGGCACAGCTGGTGGACGGCGAGCGTCGGGTGGGCCTGCTGGCGTTCCGTGAGTTCACGAGCCAGTCCCTGGCGAGCCTGACCGTGCGCGGGCTGGAGACGTTCGACCTCGAGACGGACGTCGCGGCGTTCAACGTGCAGCTGCCGCGGCTGCGGATCATCCCGCTCGAGGAGTTCGACCCGCTGCGCTACCTCTGA
- a CDS encoding carbohydrate ABC transporter permease — translation MATSTKQPRAGRRLPDSPRPPRRVGFSQTLGRWDVKVSPYLYISPFFLLFALTGLFPLAYTAYVSVYDWHLLGGQGEFVGFENFAFVFQEPNFWKGLRNTFSIFLLSTIPQLMVAVVVAALLDANLRARTFWRMGVLVPYVVAPVAVALIFGKLFADQSGLVNTVLGFAGVEPIKWHGSVLPSHAAIASMVNFRWTGYNTLILLAAMQAVPRDLYEAAVIDGASRLRQFFSITIPQIRPTIIFVVITSTIGGLQIFDEPRMFDQLGQGGPGRQWMTVTMYIYELGFGNQKSFGRAAAVAWVLFLIILAVGMLNFWLTRRIASESTPKQARKKVKR, via the coding sequence ATGGCCACCTCGACCAAGCAGCCGCGCGCTGGGCGCCGGCTGCCCGACTCCCCCCGGCCCCCGCGCCGCGTCGGCTTCAGCCAGACGCTGGGCCGCTGGGACGTCAAGGTCTCGCCGTACCTGTACATCTCGCCGTTCTTCCTGCTGTTCGCCCTCACCGGGCTGTTCCCGCTCGCGTACACCGCCTACGTGTCCGTCTACGACTGGCACCTGCTGGGCGGCCAGGGGGAGTTCGTCGGCTTCGAGAACTTCGCCTTCGTCTTCCAGGAGCCGAACTTCTGGAAGGGCCTGCGCAACACCTTCAGCATCTTCCTGCTGTCGACGATCCCCCAGCTGATGGTGGCCGTCGTCGTGGCGGCCCTGCTCGACGCGAACCTGCGCGCGCGGACCTTCTGGCGCATGGGCGTGCTCGTGCCCTACGTCGTGGCCCCCGTCGCCGTCGCGCTCATCTTCGGCAAGCTCTTCGCCGACCAGTCCGGGCTCGTGAACACCGTGCTCGGCTTCGCGGGCGTCGAGCCGATCAAGTGGCACGGCTCCGTGCTGCCCTCGCACGCCGCGATCGCCAGCATGGTCAACTTCCGCTGGACCGGCTACAACACGCTCATCCTGCTCGCGGCGATGCAGGCCGTGCCGCGCGACCTCTACGAGGCGGCCGTCATCGACGGTGCGAGCCGGCTGCGCCAGTTCTTCTCGATCACGATCCCGCAGATCCGACCCACCATCATCTTCGTGGTCATCACGTCCACGATCGGTGGCCTGCAGATCTTCGACGAGCCGCGGATGTTCGACCAGCTCGGCCAGGGCGGCCCCGGCCGCCAGTGGATGACCGTCACGATGTACATCTACGAGCTCGGGTTCGGCAACCAGAAGAGCTTCGGCCGGGCCGCCGCGGTGGCGTGGGTGCTGTTCCTCATCATCCTGGCCGTCGGCATGCTCAACTTCTGGCTGACCCGACGGATCGCCTCGGAATCGACACCGAAGCAGGCACGGAAGAAGGTCAAGCGATGA
- a CDS encoding META domain-containing protein, producing the protein MRDDGHDRPGTADPAGSSPPDLWLHGTWQVVRADGDALADGLQGPPWLTFDGDGVVFGYAGVNRVRGTWRLEGSALTFGPVVATLMAGPPEAAVTERAVLGVLRDGGVLERAGDAVTLRTAEGRTAELVRVAPRS; encoded by the coding sequence ATGCGCGACGACGGGCACGACCGACCGGGCACGGCCGACCCCGCGGGCTCGTCCCCGCCCGACCTGTGGCTGCACGGCACGTGGCAGGTCGTGCGTGCCGACGGTGACGCGCTCGCGGACGGGCTCCAGGGTCCGCCGTGGCTCACCTTCGACGGGGACGGCGTGGTGTTCGGCTACGCGGGCGTCAACCGGGTGCGCGGGACCTGGCGGCTCGAGGGGAGCGCGCTGACGTTCGGTCCGGTGGTCGCCACCCTCATGGCCGGACCGCCCGAGGCGGCGGTGACCGAGCGGGCGGTGCTCGGCGTCCTGCGTGACGGCGGCGTGCTCGAGCGCGCGGGGGACGCCGTCACCTTGCGGACCGCGGAGGGGCGCACGGCCGAGCTGGTCCGGGTCGCGCCGCGGAGTTGA
- a CDS encoding flavodoxin domain-containing protein translates to MRILLAVASRHQGTWEIGEVLAQRLRDHGHEVDQRAPEDVATVADHDAVVLGSAVYTAHWLPAARDLADRCAEELRARPVWTFSSGLATQPANSANSPLEIAALRERIGARTHRSFRGRLDRSVLTFTERAIIAGGRAREGDHRDMAAVAAWADTIADALAAEPAAPRRSVGACRA, encoded by the coding sequence ATGCGGATCCTGCTGGCAGTGGCGTCCCGCCACCAGGGCACCTGGGAGATCGGTGAGGTGCTCGCGCAGCGGCTGCGCGACCACGGTCACGAGGTGGACCAGCGCGCCCCGGAGGACGTCGCGACCGTCGCGGACCACGACGCGGTGGTCCTGGGGTCCGCGGTCTACACCGCGCACTGGCTGCCGGCCGCCCGGGACCTGGCCGACCGCTGCGCCGAGGAGCTGCGCGCGCGGCCCGTCTGGACGTTCTCGTCTGGCCTGGCCACGCAGCCGGCCAACTCCGCGAACTCCCCGCTCGAGATCGCGGCGCTGCGCGAGCGGATCGGGGCGCGCACGCACCGCAGCTTCCGCGGGCGGCTCGACCGCTCGGTGCTGACGTTCACGGAGCGCGCGATCATCGCCGGCGGGCGCGCCCGCGAGGGCGACCACCGGGACATGGCAGCGGTCGCGGCCTGGGCCGACACGATCGCCGACGCGCTCGCCGCGGAGCCTGCGGCACCGCGGCGGTCCGTCGGGGCGTGCCGCGCCTGA
- a CDS encoding carbohydrate ABC transporter permease, producing the protein MSAPSVPYIRQTAGASAARYAKRTRGYGSERRPGWVTYLLLSAAIIGSILPLYYAFLLASSDASTIAQNPIPSLIPQGNFLENAGKVLTADINFWKALTNSLIVAIATSVSVVLFSTLAGFSFAKLRFRGRNGLLLFVIATTAVPTQLGIVPLFIVMSELGWIGKLVAVIVPGLVTAFGVFWMTQYLESALPYELIEAARVDGASMIRTFWSIALPAARPAAVMLGLFAFVGSWTNFFWPFIVLGSTNPTLPVALQLLQASYFKDMSLIMAGVVLSTIPLLVLFVVAGRQLVAGIMAGAVKG; encoded by the coding sequence ATGAGCGCGCCCTCGGTTCCCTACATCCGGCAGACGGCCGGCGCGAGCGCCGCGCGGTACGCCAAGCGCACGCGCGGTTACGGCTCCGAGCGACGCCCGGGCTGGGTCACGTACCTGCTGCTCAGCGCGGCGATCATCGGCTCGATCCTGCCGCTGTACTACGCCTTCCTCCTGGCCAGCTCGGACGCGTCGACCATCGCGCAGAACCCGATCCCGTCGTTGATCCCCCAGGGCAACTTCCTGGAGAACGCCGGCAAGGTCCTCACCGCCGACATCAACTTCTGGAAGGCGCTGACCAACTCGCTTATCGTCGCGATCGCGACGTCGGTGTCGGTGGTGCTGTTCTCCACCCTGGCCGGCTTCTCGTTCGCGAAGCTGCGGTTCCGCGGGCGCAACGGCCTGCTGCTGTTCGTCATCGCCACGACGGCCGTGCCGACGCAGCTCGGCATCGTCCCGCTGTTCATCGTGATGTCGGAGCTGGGCTGGATCGGCAAGCTCGTCGCCGTCATCGTGCCCGGTCTGGTGACCGCGTTCGGCGTGTTCTGGATGACGCAGTACCTCGAGTCCGCACTGCCGTACGAGCTCATCGAGGCGGCCCGTGTGGACGGGGCGTCGATGATCCGCACGTTCTGGAGCATCGCCCTGCCGGCGGCACGTCCGGCGGCCGTCATGCTCGGCCTGTTCGCGTTCGTCGGGTCCTGGACGAACTTCTTCTGGCCGTTCATCGTCCTGGGCTCGACCAACCCGACGCTGCCTGTGGCGCTGCAGCTGCTGCAGGCGTCCTACTTCAAGGACATGTCGTTGATCATGGCCGGCGTCGTGCTGTCCACGATCCCGCTGCTCGTGCTGTTCGTGGTCGCCGGCCGCCAGCTCGTGGCAGGCATCATGGCGGGTGCCGTCAAGGGCTGA
- a CDS encoding Glu/Leu/Phe/Val family dehydrogenase, translating to MADTLPAPTTDRMTVPPDPGSAPLATAQHQLDRAVEILGYDAGLHEVLSTPRRELRVAVPLRSDDGDVRVFTGYRVQHNISRGPAKGGLRYAPGVDIDEVRALAMWMTWKCAVVDVPYGGAKGGVTIDPHAHSAAELERVTRRYTSEISPMIGPERDIMAPDIGTDERTMAWVMDTYSVNRGFTIPAVTTGKPLAVGGSLGRPTATSQGVVHTARAALRDDGVDLSEVRAAVQGFGKVGSHAARLLHEAGTRVVAVSDQHGGVRRDDGLDVPALVEHVARTGRVTGFADADAVSNTELLALDVDLLVPAAVEGVIDATSAERVKARWVVEAANGPTTTEGDRVLAERGVVVVPDILANAGGVVVSYFEWVQANQAYWWTEGEIAERLEHRMLASHQAVAALARAESVTLREAAMTIGVRRVAEAHLIRGLYP from the coding sequence ATGGCCGACACCCTCCCCGCACCGACCACGGACCGCATGACCGTTCCCCCCGACCCCGGGTCTGCGCCGCTGGCCACCGCACAGCACCAGCTCGACCGCGCCGTCGAGATCCTCGGCTACGACGCCGGCCTGCACGAGGTCCTCTCGACACCGCGCCGCGAGCTGCGGGTGGCCGTGCCGCTGCGGAGTGACGACGGCGACGTCCGCGTCTTCACCGGGTACCGCGTGCAGCACAACATCTCGCGGGGGCCCGCCAAGGGCGGGCTGCGGTACGCACCGGGCGTGGACATCGACGAGGTGCGCGCCCTCGCCATGTGGATGACGTGGAAGTGCGCGGTCGTCGACGTGCCCTACGGCGGCGCCAAGGGCGGCGTCACGATCGACCCGCACGCGCACTCGGCCGCCGAGCTGGAGCGAGTCACCCGCCGGTACACCAGCGAGATCAGCCCGATGATCGGCCCGGAGCGGGACATCATGGCGCCCGACATCGGCACCGACGAGCGCACGATGGCCTGGGTCATGGACACCTACTCGGTCAACCGGGGGTTCACGATCCCCGCGGTCACCACGGGCAAGCCCCTGGCCGTCGGCGGCTCCCTGGGGCGCCCCACGGCGACCTCGCAGGGCGTGGTGCACACCGCTCGTGCCGCACTGCGCGACGACGGCGTGGACCTGTCGGAGGTTCGGGCCGCGGTGCAGGGCTTCGGCAAGGTCGGGTCGCACGCCGCACGGCTGCTGCACGAGGCGGGCACGCGCGTCGTCGCGGTCAGCGACCAGCACGGGGGCGTGCGGCGCGACGACGGCCTGGACGTCCCCGCCCTGGTCGAGCACGTGGCCCGCACGGGCCGCGTCACGGGCTTCGCCGACGCGGACGCGGTGTCCAACACGGAGCTGCTGGCGCTCGACGTCGACCTGCTCGTCCCCGCCGCGGTCGAGGGTGTCATCGACGCCACGTCGGCCGAACGGGTCAAGGCCCGCTGGGTCGTGGAGGCGGCGAACGGCCCCACGACGACGGAGGGCGACCGGGTGCTGGCCGAGCGCGGCGTGGTGGTGGTGCCCGACATCCTGGCGAACGCCGGCGGCGTCGTGGTCAGCTACTTCGAGTGGGTGCAGGCCAACCAGGCGTACTGGTGGACCGAGGGCGAGATCGCCGAGCGGCTCGAGCACCGCATGCTCGCGAGCCACCAGGCGGTGGCCGCGCTCGCGCGCGCCGAGTCGGTCACGCTGCGCGAGGCCGCGATGACCATCGGGGTGCGGCGGGTGGCCGAGGCGCACCTGATCCGCGGCCTGTACCCCTGA